gtcacctgttgggacatacatgctgtccgtaccgtctctggctctgaccacgggaacagaaacaggacagctcacttcaacgcagcgtaataactcctgaaaataatatccatctcgcaaatgtatctgtctctgcagtcatctcaaccatcgaatacagcgacaggaaaataatacggcttttttttttcctgtgaagaaatgtgtcgcggtgttggtgaattcttaaaaacaatgcaccactaaatgttgcgttaaaatgcgttgtaacttgcgttactgagactgtaacgacaaaaaggaatacattactgtaattgcgttacttttgtaacgcgttactcccaacactggtaacTGATAGCTTAGCTCACTACAATTTCCAAGCAgcttgcccaacactgtattATTCACATGTAATTTACCCCGACAAAAGTAAGATAGCTCTCATGTCTCATACCCACCCCACTTACTTAAAATAAAGGCAACAGAACATCTGACTGTAGAATGGTTTGCAAAACAAGCAACTTTGGTTCATTATCAACAGACATGCATCAAAATAGAAGTTTTGTTGAAGAAAGGTTCTAAGAAATGTGAAGGAAGAAAATAAGCTCGATCtccttttgaaatgtttttgcgTAGACTCTCCCaaatcttctttttttcattttgaaggTTTCCCAAGAACAAAGATGTGAGAAAGAAGTGGGAAGTGGCTTTGAGGAGAGAAGGATTTACTGCCAGTTGTTCATCAGTGCTTTGCAGTCACCATTTTAACCAGGGTGATTTTGATAGGATGGGTCAGATAGTCCGACTCCGAGATGGTGTCATTCCATCCGTCTTCAGCTTCCCGGTTCACCTCCAAAGAGTAGGTGTATCATCACAAGGCTATTATCAttcataaatgtaaatattcttCAATCACAGGGCAGGGTGAGATACTTATCcctttatatatattgtattatgtattatgcTTCTTCATTTTAGTTGGAAAAAGGCAGGGCTACGTCTACCTCCAGAAGAGCTGAAGAAAGCCTGTCCGTGGCCTCTCAGGATTCCGAAGAAACGTCAACCTCACACCCACAACCTCAGCCTAATGATGTGAATATTTCTACTTTAAAAATCATATCATAATGTTCCTGGACATATTAATATCTCACTTGTTTGCTTCCACTCATAttaaacacactcacaaataaacccatacacacacaattgAAGACACATTGAACATGTATTCCTGACACTGATCAAATCCCAgctacgcacgcacgcacgcacgcacgcacgcacgcacgcacgcacgcacgcacacacacacacacacacacacacacacacacacactgtgctggCAGTGGCTTTGACAGGTGATGACTATAAGAATGAATGTGGGTCATAAACTAGTGGTGTCAAAGTGATGTTTGTGAAGTGAAACATTACTCAAACCATGTTCATCCCTCTTTCTACTAGGATCATGGCTATGCCTTGCCTGCGTCTCCTACCGCTCTTAAGACCAGACTCAATGAAGCCTTGGCAAGAGTGGAAAGTCTGGAGCGAGAGAAGAAGAATGCCATGGCCAGAGAAAAGAGGGCAAAGACCACAGTGAAGAGTCTTTTGGGGGATTTGAGGGAAAAGAACCTCATTAATGAAGAGCTCAAAGACAAGCTTGAATTCTACTCCGGTAAGACAAAATTAGCACTTTGAAATTCATGTACATGTTAATCTTACTCTCTTTATCAAACTCCTAAGTTATTATCTGAAGCGGACttattcattttaaatcatAACATTTCAGATCTTCAGATAGACCTCATGGCAAAGCAGGGCCATGAGTACACAAAGGACTACAGAGAGTTTGCGCTCACACTCCATCTACATGGTCCAAAGGCATACAAATACCTCAGAGAGACTCAACATTTTCCCCTCCCAcatccacatactgtacattacaaAGGTAGGCTTATTGTTGTCCGATTGAAGTTTTGGAAATTACTGATGCAAACACGTTAAATAGCTTCTTCTCAATTTTTTGACAGGTGGATGCCAAGCCTGGCCTGAACAAGATGATGCTGGATATGCTGGAGAGAAGATGCCAGGGAGACCACGCTAAATATGGATGTGTTTCACTCATGTTGGATGCCATGTCCATCAGAAAACATGTGCAATATAATCCACATACCCAGTCAATGTCTGGTTTTGTAGATATGGGTGATGGAATCAGTGAGACTGATGTTGCTACTGAGGCTCTTGTGTTCATGGTGGTTGGCCTACAAGGACATTGGAAGGCTCCCATTGCTTACTTTCTGACCAAGTCTCTCTCTCCAGAAACACAAAGGGTGCTTCTCAGTCATGCTTTGGAGGAGTTGCATGCACGGGGCATTCGGGTGGTATGTGTGACAATGGATGGGCATGCCTCCAATGTCAGCATGTGCAACCAACTTGGGTGTGAGCTGAAGGGAGACCCACGAGAACCGCTTCAAACCAGTTTCTCGCATCCGGTGACTGGTGAGAAAGTATATGTAATGATGGATGCTTGCCACATGCTCAAGTTGGCACGTAATATGTTGCAGGTAAATGATGATCATTGTAGACCTATTTGTACAAGTTAtgcctctgctgctaaaagttATATCTAAATATTGTTGTCTGTCCATTTGCACAGTTATGGCTGGACATGATGATCAACATTTTCAATTCTGCAATTACATTGTTCCAAGTTATTGTTCCATTGTCTATTGTCTACAGGGTTcgaattatgatttcatctttgtgggggtctctttaaaaaaaaaaaagtagtctatgagcagcacattttgagcattaaacacttcatttcctgcattctggtgaatttttatgcacctactTACCTTTTtatgaatcaatttatgctgaaaatatctttatgtaaagggaaacatagattacaatccaaatataaaaacaatggGATATATTACAAAAGGctgtcaggcattctgtattgctatttattctccggtagatcgacttttctaattatatctgagtcagcacacatgtagcctataggcatcatttactcttctcTCCTGTTTTGCGTCTTTtattgaggaagtaacctccgtaaatgtgcatatgacaattattcacctcaatgacacatgaattcattttaatgaattaataaacccctggactgtaatatttcagatgtttgatcaagatttctgctcatgttcaaaactttgtgcacattcaaaatataactcatcccatctatactctctgtgatttggaggagtcgtgataataggctattacaagaataaagtcactatatttcagaaaataatctacctgcatcatagtctgctgtgcattacgtgattgctctgctgatacggtagatctcttTGAATGAGACAAAATTTAGGGAAGTGGAAACCTGAAACTacgcagcatgtcgacagcagagcgcgtccattataaacctgaagctgcacagactaCGGATGGAAGGCgcgctgctcatctctatttttacagcgagagtggacactaacgacgcacaggtctgcttcagagctccgtgtgtttaggaaaagtgctttatttgtgatttaaataatggtgctgatgatttttagagacccccacaggtgtaagattttactgctttcatgggagctcatcctctctctatgggagctcagctcccactggctcccacgtaattcgaacCCTGATTGTctacaagtatactgtataagTTAAACAAGACTAATTATCTATCCGTCCTGGTAGCTGTTTACCATTTTCATTCTCTGTGAGTTTGCAACCCTGTGTGACACTCAAGAATGGGTGATTACACATTACCaatggttgtgatggaaaattaACTTTACTGCTTTGAATGAACAAAATCACATGGGGTGTCTTGTTTGGCCATGATCACAGTAAtagaactttttttcttttgcaggtaCTTGTCGGTCATCGGATTTGTCATCAATATCGACACGTTGATGCTGATGATTCCTGAACTGCTCCAAGTTCAGCGTTATGTGCTCACCTACAGGTTCAGCCAGGATCACTTGGAGCTCCTATTTAATTCAATCAGAGCGTCAGGTAGGGTTGGTGTTCTTTTAAttacaatacattttgaaaatataCCTAATGAATATCTATTTTATGTCTTGTGAGTAATGTATGTATTGTGTGCCAGTTCCAGGCCATCTTCCGCCGTCTGATGGTTCGGTGTGGTGTCTCACCTGGTGAGACAGGCAATGTGGCAGCCCAAGATAACACTGTGTCCCTGTCTGCTGTGGAGATGTCCTCTCCTGAAACTGCTGAAGAGCACCCATCTCCATTTGCCAACATTTCGGCCCTTGTGTGTGACCACAGTTATCTCCCCACTCGGTTTGGTGGTCTGGTGGAAAATGCTTCTGGTCTACATAGCAGGGTTTGTAGTCCGGCAGATTCTACGAAAGCTGTCCTGTGATGTGTGCCGTGCCAGCTTGGTCAGAGATGCTGTACCATCTTCATTTGAAAAGAGCTATCACCTTCTAGCCCTGAAAACAACGGCGGCCTAGTGATTCCATCACAAGGCACAGTGAAGGTTTGATTt
This sequence is a window from Sander lucioperca isolate FBNREF2018 chromosome 11, SLUC_FBN_1.2, whole genome shotgun sequence. Protein-coding genes within it:
- the LOC116063497 gene encoding THAP domain-containing protein 6-like — its product is MRPPSWTGHTPSYVATIDSNRRNKMPEHCAAYSCSNRRTIENRARGITFHKFPKNKDVRKKWEVALRREGFTASCSSVLCSHHFNQGDFDRMGQIVRLRDGVIPSVFSFPVHLQRLEKGRATSTSRRAEESLSVASQDSEETSTSHPQPQPNDDHGYALPASPTALKTRLNEALARVESLEREKKNAMAREKRAKTTVKSLLGDLREKNLINEELKDKLEFYSDLQIDLMAKQGHEYTKDYREFALTLHLHGPKAYKYLRETQHFPLPHPHTVHYKGGCQAWPEQDDAGYAGEKMPGRPR